GGCGCAGGACACATTTATCAAAGCCTACACCAACCTGGCTTCATTCAAAAACCTGTCCAATTTCTCCACCTGGCTTTACCGTATTGCATATAATGTATTTTATGATTATCTTCGCAGTCGAAAGGATACAGCCGACCTCGACACCCGGGAAGTGGATACTCACTGGAATACCAGTCAGGATGACGTAGGACAACAAATAGACATTTACCAAGCACTGGCGACACTAAAAGAAATGGAACGAACCTGCATCACCTTGTTCTACATAGAAGATCAGAGCATCGAAAAAATTGCAGGTATCACGGGATGCCCGGCGGGAACAGTCAAAAGCCACCTCTCGCGGGCAAAAGAAAAAATGGCTACCTACTTAAAACAAAATGGTTATGACGGAAACAACTGATGATAAACTTTTGCAGCAATTCTTCTCTGACAATCGGAAAGAGATAGAAGATAACGGCTTCAGCCGTCGCGTGATGCACCACCTGCCCGACCGGTATTACCGGATTTCGCAGCTGTGGAGCTTGTTCTGCTTTACACTTGCCGTGGTGTTGTTCTTTGTTCTCGATGGTTTGCAACTGGTGCTGGGAGCTTTGCGCGAGACTTTCACCAGTGCCGTAGAAAGCGGTGCAGCGGAACTCGATCTCAAATCACTGATTATAGCGGCAGTAGTACTTGTCTACTTAGGATATCGCAAGATTTGTTCTTTAGCATAAAGTTCACTTATCCCTTGCAATAAATCCGTTTACCCTTACAATAATTTAGTTAGTCCTTATCTGCTTTTTGCAGGTCAAGGGCTAATTTTTTTTAACTGAGCAAACATTTCTCACCAATAAATTGTATCTTTGTCGACTCAATTAGAAAAACTAACTAAGCGTAAGAAGTTTTGAGAAGAATATTATTCATCATATTATCATCTGCATTATTTTTTATAGGAAATATTCACGCGCAAGTTGCTACCAGTGACTCGCTCGTGATGCATTATCTACAACAACAAGGTATTCCGGTCACCGCCAACAATGAAGTAAAGCTACTGATGAGCGGACGGGAGAAGTTCCTTGACCTCTTCGAAGAAATACGCCACGCCAAACATCACATCCATC
The nucleotide sequence above comes from Bacteroides intestinalis DSM 17393. Encoded proteins:
- a CDS encoding DUF5056 domain-containing protein codes for the protein MTETTDDKLLQQFFSDNRKEIEDNGFSRRVMHHLPDRYYRISQLWSLFCFTLAVVLFFVLDGLQLVLGALRETFTSAVESGAAELDLKSLIIAAVVLVYLGYRKICSLA
- a CDS encoding RNA polymerase sigma factor, whose translation is MSQLNDISLVTQVVVFRNTRAFDQLVKKYQSLVRRFFLNLTCGDNELSDDLAQDTFIKAYTNLASFKNLSNFSTWLYRIAYNVFYDYLRSRKDTADLDTREVDTHWNTSQDDVGQQIDIYQALATLKEMERTCITLFYIEDQSIEKIAGITGCPAGTVKSHLSRAKEKMATYLKQNGYDGNN